The following coding sequences are from one Leishmania major strain Friedlin complete genome, chromosome 36 window:
- a CDS encoding myosin heavy chain kinase a-like protein: MNPATKDVASAEEESPVVCTAKQYIFDLHSYAWKESDCLIRIPRPHKGMGHGGMRVCYAVEDVDEEGAGTPMVAKMFRRNISNVVEKDYFNEGAAQCMCEEFANNFNRIHLTNIRKPNISFLQCYVVRIPRDSIPAASQRKRTGFFSYKTQDTGEVMFVMEPMLSGKFTKYNSNYGETYREDKKAALTSSEARRRTEIFEAAETFSHFTLVESGGSMLVCDLQGVNDFFTDPQIHTEDGKGLGMGNMGQEGIDKWIEKHECNDICRALGLQPLLGAVPSSTACAREENMYLGLRAQLQSQNPVRLRDLVPLTKPLEEMTEAERIEYALKVSRLTD, from the coding sequence ATGAACCCCGCCACCAAGGACGTGGCgtcggcggaggaggagtcgCCGGTGGTGTGCACCGCAAAGCAGTATATCTTCGACCTGCACTCCTACGCTTGGAAAGAAAGTGACTGCCTTATTCGAATTCCTCGCCCGCACAAGGGCATGGGCCACGGTGGCATGCGAGTCTGTTACGCAGTGGAGGACGTGGATGAGGAGGGAGCCGGGACACCGATGGTGGCCAAGATGTTTCGCCGTAACATCAGTAACGTTGTAGAGAAAGACTACTTCAACGAGGGAGCCGCGCAGTGCATGTGTGAAGAGTTTGCGAACAATTTCAACCGCATTCACCTCACCAACATTCGCAAGCCGAACATCTCTTTTCTGCAGTGTTACGTAGTCCGCATCCCTCGCGACAGCATCCCGGCGGCCTCCCAGAGGAAGCGTACAGGTTTCTTCTCTTACAAGACTCAGGATACGGGGGAGGTGATGTTTGTGATGGAGCCGATGCTGAGCGGCAAATTCACCAAGTACAACAGCAACTATGGCGAAACCTACCGCGAAGACAAAAAAGCAGCCCTTACCTCGTCGGAGGCGAGGCGGCGAACGGAGATCTTTGAAGCCGCAGAGACCTTCTCGCACTTTACCCTGGTGGAAAGTGGCGGCTCGATGCTCGTGTGCGATTTGCAAGGCGTCAATGACTTCTTTACCGACCCGCAAATTCACACGGAGGACGGCAAGGGGCTCGGCATGGGCAACATGGGGCAGGAGGGTATCGACAAGTGGATAGAGAAGCATGAATGCAATGATATTTGTCGCGCGCTGGGTCTGCAGCCTTTGCTTGGCGCCGTACCCAgctcgacggcgtgcgcgagggaggagaaTATGTATCTGGGACTACGCGCCCAGCTGCAGAGCCAAAACCCTGTCCGTTTGCGCGATTTAGTTCCCCTGACGAAGCCGCTCGAGGAGATgacagaggcggagcgcatTGAGTACGCCTTGAAAGTCTCACGTCTCACAGATTAA
- a CDS encoding methionine synthase reductase, mitochondrial precursor-like protein, giving the protein MSDETVCIEAGERLYVLYGSETGNAESIAKRLHHDATTTHGFPDAECMTLNQAVAMKLFDAQLAEDASASLCVVIVCSTTGEGEPPENAAQFRRWLRKTAGTLHNLRYCLLALGDTNYNNFCAPGIFMDKKLRDMGAVCCYPRGEADDGVGLHLVVNPWLEGLWSALKQSGTEGTAATSQETCITGDIRIDMSVALETALLYSKSSPLCAATALFLHERITELGGKADLYPIQHFNPSTSLRRPPKVLFFVLGTEGDADAQSEQCACAAQQLPPLGPFSAWIGNSDPCTPPPAEAVELHRWMSDPSIRFFHSLFVSRKPDGARRAAALDANLKAIATNCKLELLCPCQLSGEVPSVAVCADDVYLWVEKVLQSLPGVTADAVSIRRTMDDSFDARVGVAFRAAHAPGLCSGRATESDDVVRGGGAPTLTGQRLYRLGLENDRGRGDAGHASSENGGSHGAGASRRTHEVVDDLLTPIVFLYSGHSSFVKQCAMDIFRGASQHHLRCSISELSNFQRMGFPRSAAFVFVVSGVLTEPMSRVLKVLRTLQGQKKDIEGVSFAILGIDKTSESDRFNACALELETLLLKVKANKIHDTGLADIDSSSLVPIIQSWESNLWRAIVRPMKSAAYLDIASLGIQVQRSVVPLATSGTSVGAALCLAGASVGEAVDHDAGGSGGVSGGNGRVEPSEFGDFSSASASPSLLPLPGGVGPRRGADLQASSLVGVSGSSLPGNPSTPTTVAAGATPGSDKTDTPTAGVGLADALSLWDTTPLCREKACRTPVVFLYASAGMSKAMAMHAMRSAEEKSFPAAVHPFAHFQFVDYHAHPNVILFCEAGAEGQTNGGRRLKRFLTNPSHRPDMLSSVRFAVLGLCATPANVVHPAFRWAKLLLRLQANRIVPVLIMPSMSQLHSLGMPWVNCVLSSLALLPSSVVVPAPPRGPNAPGASELTIGPSPVGTAAAPRARDDDADNDAVEEAADAGEEVQRTVSAEMGSCGADVSTKQDSCTDRPVENRIACKVDGVVQSWKLLTCPTVRHSVVQLDFSVSAGTQWAPGQTIAVVPSNSTAQVEALLRLFHLTCDEPFLPPAIAGPGASVFPTSPLYEAVDFPVSCGAVLMRYVELRVTGTHKPLFQLLAHHCASEEAKAAVRAMYAKLLAHRTPRDLCEVLEAVGAAADSLPPFRHIVENLSLLQPRQYSICSSHRADATTLSICFKVLEKGLCTGWMYEQCLSAAGLPPVSVASAAPTRAEGSTAPSTVRQPVLSNTVIVAKARVVIPFEIRSTSVFRMPRDPLVPMILVGSGTGIAPFRAFLQEREAWLKERHLPSGCACPKGTLCGCPCEKATHHGQAVCGTIDVLFGCRRRYEDHLFRDELSHWKDSGVVHSLTVAFSRDTNDGRFYGGGCYVQDKIQECGVALMDLILQRNACVFVCGDADGMAKEVDRTLRELIQQHLSLSDAAAATYLERMSKDGRYLREVWSTGV; this is encoded by the coding sequence ATGAGTGACGAGACAGTTTGTATAGAAGCGGGGGAGCGGCTCTACGTCCTGTATGGTTCTGAGACAGGCAACGCAGAGAGCATCGCGAAGCGTCTGCACCACGATGCGACAACCACCCACGGCTTCCCCGACGCCGAGTGCATGACACTGAACcaggcggtggcgatgaAGCTCTTCGACGCGCAGCTCGCCGAAGACGCGTCCGCGTCGCTATGCGTCGTTATCGTGTGCAGTACCACGGGTGAGGGCGAGCCACCTGAAAACGCTGCCCAGTTTCGCCGATGGCTGCGTAAAACCGCCGGGACTCTTCACAACCTTCGCTACTGCCTTCTGGCCCTTGGCGACACAAACTACAACAACTTCTGCGCCCCGGGCATCTTTATGGACAAGAAGCTTAGGGACATGGGCGCCGTCTGCTGCTACCCGCGCGGCGAAGCTGATGACGGCGTTGGCTTGCACCTCGTCGTGAACCCGTGGCTAGAGGGCCTCTGGTCCGCACTGAAGCAGAGCGGCACGGAGGGGACCGCAGCTACGAGTCAGGAAACGTGCATTACAGGAGATATCCGTATCGACATGTCTGTCGCACTGGAGACCGCCCTCCTCTACTCTAAATCTTCTCCGTTGTGTGCTGCGACCGCACTCTTCCTGCACGAGCGGATCACCGAACTTGGCGGCAAGGCGGATTTGTACCCGATTCAACACTTCAACCCCAGCACTAGCCTCAGACGGCCCCCAAAggtgctcttcttcgtccTCGGCACAGAAGGCGATGCGGACGCGCAGAGCGAGCagtgcgcctgcgctgctcagcagctgcCACCTCTTGGGCCTTTCAGCGCTTGGATAGGCAACAGTGACCCTTGTACTCCACCGCCGGCGGAAGCGGTTGAACTGCACCGGTGGATGTCGGACCCGTCAATCCGCTTCTTCCATTCTTTGTTCGTCTCGCGGAAGCCTGACGGTGCACGtcgagctgccgcgctggaCGCCAATCTGAAAGCCATAGCGACAAACTGCAAGCTCGAGCTCCTTTGCCCTTGCCAGCTCTCGGGCGAGGTTCCGTCAGTCGCGGTTTGCGCAGATGACGTGTACCTATgggtggagaaggtgctgcagagTCTTCCAGGGGTGACAGCGGATGCGGTGTCCATTCGTCGGACCATGGACGACTCCTTCGACGCCCGCGTTGGCGTGGCTTTCCGTGCTGCACATGCGCCGGGGTTATGCAGTGGACGCGCCACAGAGAGCGACGATGTTGtcaggggcggcggcgcgccaaCGCTCACCGGGCAGCGGCTTTACCGACTCGGCCTCGAGAACGatcgcggccgcggcgacgcggggCATGCGTCCTCCGAAAACGGCGGCTCTCACGGCGCGGGTGCATCGAGAAGAACGCACGAGGTAGTAGACGACCTGCTCACCCCCATCGTCTTTCTCTACTCGGGCCATTCCTCTTTTGTAAAGCAGTGCGCCATGGACATTTTCAGGGGCGCCAGTCAGCATCACCTGCGCTGTTCGATTAGTGAGCTCAGCAACTTTCAACGAATGGGCTTCCCACGGAGTGCCGCGTTTGTGTTCGTTGTCTCTGGTGTGCTGACAGAACCAATGTCGCGCGTGctgaaggtgctgcgcacgctgcaggGCCAGAAGAAAGATATCGAAGGTGTGAGCTTCGCTATCTTGGGCATTGACAAGACCTCCGAGAGCGACCGGTTTAACGCCTGTGCGCTGGAGCTGGAGACGCTCCTGCTGAAGGTGAAGGCAAACAAGATTCATGACACAGGTTTGGCAGACAtagacagcagcagcctcgtGCCCATTATTCAGTCGTGGGAGTCGAACCTCTGGCGCGCCATCGTGCGCCCCATGAAGAGTGCCGCCTACCTTGACATCGCATCTCTCGGCATCCAAGTGCAGCGTAGCGTGGTGCCGTTGGCCACCAGCGGTACTTCAGTTGGCGCAGCTCTCTGCCTTGCTGGCGCGTCGGTGGGCGAGGCTGTGGATCACGATgctggtggtagtggtggcgTTAGTGGCGGCAACGGCCGTGTTGAACCCAGCGAATTTGGGGACTTTtcgagcgccagcgccagtCCGTCTCTGCTTCCCCTGCCAGGCGGCGTCGGTCCGAGGAGGGGTGCTGACCTGCAGGCATCGTCGCTGGTTGGTGTGTCGGGGTCATCGCTGCCAGGCAACCCCAGCACTCCCACAACGGTTGCAGCCGGCGCTACGCCGGGCTCTGACAAGACGGACACCCCGACCGCTGGCGTTGGCTTGGCTGATGCCCTTTCTCTGTGGGACACGACGCCGCTGTGCAGGGAAAAGGCGTGCCGCACCCCAGTCGTCTTCCTGTACGCGTCGGCTGGCATGTCGAAGGCGATGGCGATGCACGCAATGCGGAGCGCCGAGGAGAAGAGTTTTCCGGCTGCCGTGCACCCCTTTGCGCACTTTCAGTTTGTCGACTATCACGCTCACCCGAACGTGATACTGTTCTGTGAAGCAGGCGCGGAGGGGCAGACGAACGGCGGGCGCCGTTTGAAGAGGTTCCTGACGAATCCCTCGCACCGCCCGGACATGCTGTCGTCTGTGCGATTTGCGGTGCTGGGCCTCTGCGCCACACCGGCGAACGTGGTTCATCCTGCCTTTCGCTGGGCAAAATtactgctgcggctgcaggcgAATCGCATCGTTCCAGTCCTCATCATGCCGTCCATGTCGCAGCTGCACTCGCTTGGCATGCCGTGGGTTAACTGCGTGCTGTCAtcccttgcgctgctgccgtcttcTGTGGTGGTTCCTGCACCTCCGAGAGGCCCCAACGCTCCTGGTGCCAGTGAGCTGACCATTGGGCCGTCCCCTgtgggcaccgctgctgcgccgaggGCACGCGATGACGACGCGGACAACGATGCCGTGGAAGAGGCGGCAGATGCCGGTGAAGAGGTGCAGCGCACCGTGTCGGCCGAGATGGGCAGCTGCGGTGCGGATGTCTCGACAAAGCAGGACTCGTGCACCGACCGGCCGGTGGAGAACAGGATTGCCTGCAAGGTCGACGGTGTCGTGCAGTCGTGGAAGCTGCTGACCTGCCCCACTGTTCGGCATTCTGTCGTCCAGCTGGATTTTTCGGTGAGCGCGGGAACGCAGTGGGCACCAGGGCAGACCATCGCCGTCGTTCCATCTAACAGCACAGCgcaggtggaggcgctgctgcgcctcttccACCTGACGTGCGATGAGCCGTTTCTGCCACCCGCCATCGCTGGCCCCGGTGCTTCTGTGTTTCCGACCTCCCCGCTCTACGAGGCCGTGGATTTTCCGGTCAGCTGCGGGGCGGTGCTCATGCGGTACGTGGAGCTGCGCGTCACTGGCACTCACAAGCCGCTTTTCCAGTTGTTGGCGCATCACTGCGCCTctgaggaggcgaaggcggcggtgcgagcGATGTATGCGAAGCTCCTTGCCCATCGCACTCCGCGAGACCTGTGCGAGGTGCTTGAGGCcgttggcgccgctgccgactcTCTGCCGCCGTTTCGCCACATTGTGGAGAACCTTTCCttgctgcagccgcgtcaGTACTCTATCTGCAGCTCCCACCGCGCCGATGCCACGACGCTGTCTATCTGCTTCAAGGTGCTAGAGAAGGGCCTGTGCACGGGATGGATGTATGAGCAATGCCTGTCTGCCGCGGGGTTGCCGCCGGTGTCTGTCGCCAGCGCGGCCCCCACGCGCGCGGAAGGGAGCACAGCGCCCTCGACTGTGCGGCAGCCGGTTCTTTCGAACACAGTCATCGTTGCCAAGGCCCGCGTCGTGATCCCTTTTGAGATCCGCAGCACCTCGGTGTTTCGCATGCCGCGTGACCCGCTCGTGCCAATGATCCTCGTCGGGTCCGGCACCGGCATCGCCCCGTTCCGCGCGTTTCTGCAAGAGCGCGAGGCCTGGTTGAAGGAGCGCCATTTGCCGTCCGGCTGCGCTTGTCCAAAAGGGACGCTCTGCGGATGCCCTTGCGAGAAGGCGACGCATCATGGCCAGGCCGTGTGCGGCACGATCGACGTCCTCTTTGGCTGTCGGCGCCGTTACGAGGATCACCTCTTTCGCGACGAGTTGTCGCACTGGAAGGACAGCGGCGTGGTTCATTCGCTGACCGTCGCCT